The genomic segment TCTTCTTTGAGGTAACCTAATTCCTTCAATTGGTTGTTTTTAGATTTTTTTTCTGTATAAATAGACTTCTTTTTGTTTGTCATTATTATTTCCTCCTTTGTCTTACCAGAAGAAATAAGGCTTACTGCATGAGTTTCCTAACCAAGAAGAGGCTCATGGCAGGTTTGCTTATTCCTTTTTTTATTCTCCAAAAATCATCATCTGGACTATCATTACTGGAACTTTTTTCCATACCACTCACCTCACTTTTTTTGTTCAAACCATACACTATATGATATGATAAGCCCAAGCTTCAAAATCAGGATAAAAACCTTTTTTTGTAAACAAAACAACAAAAAAAGCATACACTCTATTCAACGATAGAGTATATGCTTGAAAGTCCATTCCAAATAAACGATTCCATATTTAGCTAAAGTTTTTTACACATCAAAAAAACTTTAGTCTTTCTCCATCGTTGAGTTTTAGCACTATATGGCGTAGATTATTCATCAGCTACGTTAAAAATGACCTTAATTCGATCATTCCTGTTGACCCATTGGTGTCTCTCGACGTTTTTGGGCAGCAGCGTGTTTCCATATAGGAGCCTCACCTAACAGAAGTCTTATTCATTTCAATTACTATGCTAGCTCAAAGATTTTTAGAAGTCAAGCTGTTCGACTAGCAGAGAACGCTATTATGGGTATAAATAGTTTTAATAGCAAAAGAAACAGAACTCCATTATGCAGTTGTTGGAAAAGCCCAAACAACTGTGAAATGGGGGTTCTGTTTCTAAAGTATTGTTTTTTTAAAATTGCTCAGTTAAGTTTTCTTGATGAAACGCTCGTGACAGTGTGGACAGGTGATATTAATTTTTCCTTTATTACGTGGAACACGTAATTCTTTTTTACAGTTAGGACAAGAGTAGTACTTGTAAACTTTTCGTTGGTAAAATTTATTTCGTGTGTTGTTCCATTTTCTGACAAGTTGGCGAGTAAAGGTTAGAAATTTTTGATTCTCTTGATACCGCTTTGTCCGATTGCGTGAAAATGTTCGATAATAGCCAAGGATGATTGCTGCCCATCCGAGTAAACCAACAATTTCCCAATTTAGTAAATTAAATAAGACAACGACAGCCAAACCTCCGTAAAGCAAATAAGTTGAAAGTTTATCTATACCATATCTGCCAATCATGAATTTCTGAATACGAGTTCTCATTTTGTTCATTTGATTTTTCGCCTCTTTCTATGTCTTCCATAAGGATAGCACTAAATAGTGTACCATTTTGGAATAAGTTCAGCGACAGACTTTAGCCTGATTTTAATGATAAAATTTTTTTGAACTGCCGCATAGAATCTTCATACAGTAATTCATTAGAAAGAAGATTCATCAAACTTTACATTAAGGTGTAAAACGCTTACGATTATTTTATATAGAAAAAAACATTTTGCCATTTACTTTGCCATTTACATAGAATACAAAGAAAAGGTTTGAAATATGACACATAAATTGGAGGAAGAAAATGAAAAAAATAGGGTTTTTGTTAGCAGCGTTGTTACTAAGCGGTTGTGGAAATGAAAAGGTTGAAGAACCGATGGAAACTTCATCAGAAATTATTTCAACAAGTGAATCATCTGGTAATCTTGAAGAACAGAGAAATGAAGAAAAGAGAGTGTCTTTTCTAGGGGTGGGAGACAATCTGATTCATAATGTAATTTTTGAAGAAGCGCAATTAGAAGACGGATCTTTTGATTTTAAACCCATGTTTGAGAACGTGTCAGATGATATTGAAAAGGTCGACTTGGCTTTTATTAATCAAGAAACATTGATTGGCGGAGATGAGTTCGGATTTTCTGGTTACCCAACGTTTAATACACCTAGTAACATGGCAGGTAATCTAAATGAGTTAGGTTTTGATTTAGTCAATGGAGCATCTAATCATTCATTGGATAAAGGCAAACAAGGTATCATAAATACCTTGGAAATCTGGGACAAACAAGAAGATATGGTCTTTACAGGAGTATTTGATTCTCAAAAAGAGCGTGATACGATACCCGTCATTGAGCGGGATGGAGTAACATTTTCTTTTCTAGCCTATACATACGGGACCAATGGAATTGAACCGGATGTGTCTTACCGTTTGAATTATTTTGACGAAGATTTGATCACTCAAGATATCGAACGGGCAAAGGAAGTCAGTGATTTCGTTATCGTGTCTGCTCATTGGGGC from the Carnobacterium inhibens subsp. inhibens DSM 13024 genome contains:
- a CDS encoding CapA family protein is translated as MKKIGFLLAALLLSGCGNEKVEEPMETSSEIISTSESSGNLEEQRNEEKRVSFLGVGDNLIHNVIFEEAQLEDGSFDFKPMFENVSDDIEKVDLAFINQETLIGGDEFGFSGYPTFNTPSNMAGNLNELGFDLVNGASNHSLDKGKQGIINTLEIWDKQEDMVFTGVFDSQKERDTIPVIERDGVTFSFLAYTYGTNGIEPDVSYRLNYFDEDLITQDIERAKEVSDFVIVSAHWGDEHMLEPNDFQKDYAQLFADLEVDAVIGTHPHVIQPVEWVEGKNGNQTLVVYSLGNFLSAMSTGTENNMLGGMISFDFVMTEEEKAIENVKWDATVMQYTGIKNENTDSRNHFRIYQLDEYTEELASQHALNSSQGNQLSKESLQQTTENVIDAEFLSQE